Within the Acidobacteriota bacterium genome, the region ACGCCGAGAAGTTCTGTTGCTTGAGAACTCTTGCCACAATTTCCTCCCGACTAAGCCAGGATTTCGCTAATCGTTCCCGCGCCTACCGTGCGTCCACCTTCGCGGATGGCGAAGCGCAACCCCTTTTCCATAGCTACTGGCGTAATCAGCTCGATGGTCAGCGCTACGTTGTCTCCAGGCATGACCATTTCTGTGCCGGCCGGCAGCTCGGCGACTCCCGTCACGTCCGTCGTTCGGAAGTAGAACTGCGGACGATAGCCTTTGAAGAACGGCGTATGACGTCCACCTTCTTCCTTCGTCAGCACATAGATCTCGGCCTTAAACTTGGTATGCGGCGTAATCGATCCTGTCTTGGCCAGCA harbors:
- the tuf gene encoding elongation factor Tu (EF-Tu; promotes GTP-dependent binding of aminoacyl-tRNA to the A-site of ribosomes during protein biosynthesis; when the tRNA anticodon matches the mRNA codon, GTP hydrolysis results; the inactive EF-Tu-GDP leaves the ribosome and release of GDP is promoted by elongation factor Ts; many prokaryotes have two copies of the gene encoding EF-Tu) gives rise to the protein KTVVTGVEMFKKQLDEGLAGDNAGLLLRGIAKEDVERGMVLAKTGSITPHTKFKAEIYVLTKEEGGRHTPFFKGYRPQFYFRTTDVTGVAELPAGTEMVMPGDNVALTIELITPVAMEKGLRFAIREGGRTVGAGTISEILA